From a region of the Constantimarinum furrinae genome:
- a CDS encoding queuosine precursor transporter, whose product MAVHTVKDQLLAQRIYLILAALFIASLVASNLIFQKFFYWDFFGIYTFEISVGILPYPITFLITDIISEVYGRKKANEVVTAGIFASFFSLLIVFASAEVPATSWSPIDDALFNRVFGATAIAVFASMMAYLLAQYIDIYIFHFWKRLTNGRHLWLRNNFSTFFSQLVDTSTVLFLLCSFGKIDWALFWPLLLSGFLFKVLIAALDTPFLYAAVFALRKRFNLKTGEEIDSLNLRRVESVEDSK is encoded by the coding sequence GTGGCTGTACATACTGTAAAGGATCAATTGTTGGCGCAACGCATCTATCTCATCTTAGCTGCGCTGTTTATAGCTTCACTAGTAGCTTCCAATTTGATCTTTCAGAAATTCTTTTATTGGGATTTCTTCGGAATATACACCTTCGAGATCTCGGTAGGAATTCTGCCCTATCCAATAACTTTTCTTATAACAGACATTATAAGCGAGGTCTACGGAAGGAAAAAGGCCAACGAAGTTGTGACGGCAGGTATTTTTGCCTCGTTCTTTTCCTTATTGATCGTGTTTGCCTCTGCTGAAGTCCCTGCTACCAGTTGGAGCCCAATAGACGACGCTCTGTTTAACAGGGTATTCGGCGCAACAGCTATTGCAGTATTCGCTTCCATGATGGCATATCTGCTAGCTCAATATATAGACATTTATATTTTCCATTTCTGGAAACGACTGACTAATGGCAGGCATTTGTGGCTTCGGAATAATTTTTCCACCTTTTTCTCACAGCTGGTAGACACCTCAACGGTGCTGTTTTTATTATGCAGCTTCGGAAAGATCGATTGGGCACTGTTTTGGCCATTGTTGCTTAGCGGATTCTTATTTAAAGTTCTAATTGCCGCACTCGACACTCCGTTTTTATATGCAGCGGTTTTTGCCCTCCGGAAAAGATTTAATCTCAAAACAGGAGAAGAAATTGACAGCCTGAATTTAAGGAGAGTTGAATCTGTAGAAGATTCAAAATAA
- the folK gene encoding 2-amino-4-hydroxy-6-hydroxymethyldihydropteridine diphosphokinase, whose amino-acid sequence MGSNLGNKFEHLQTAVNAVFERIGTILKISSVYRTPAMGFEGDDFLNCVLWVQSSLPPKQVLQIVHSIETEMGRIRKKSKAYESRPIDIDVLLIDDLEIKTKALTIPHPEISNRRFVLQPLAEVNSQLIHPLLNKKVIKLLAETSDNSEIEKQSKWLRNPRQDYDLSAFNYIAIEGNIGAGKTSLAERIAADFNAKLILERFKDNAFLAKFYEDKARYAFPLEMAFLADRYQQLLEDINQFDLFKDCVVTDYDAYKSLIFAKVTLQEEEFNLYKKLFHLMHKELAKPDIYVYLYQHTDRLLANIKARGRNYEQRIEAGYLKQIHEGYLAFVKGQPRDKVRIIDISEMDFVQNRSDYLKILKQITGDTGEH is encoded by the coding sequence CTGGGGAGCAACCTCGGAAATAAATTTGAACACCTTCAAACGGCCGTAAACGCTGTATTTGAGAGGATTGGTACTATCTTAAAAATATCTTCGGTTTACAGAACTCCCGCCATGGGCTTTGAAGGAGATGATTTTTTGAATTGTGTGTTATGGGTGCAAAGCTCACTACCTCCTAAGCAGGTACTGCAAATTGTACATTCCATTGAAACGGAGATGGGACGCATACGTAAAAAAAGCAAGGCATATGAGTCACGGCCTATCGATATCGATGTTCTTTTAATAGACGATCTGGAGATAAAGACAAAAGCGTTGACGATCCCTCACCCGGAGATCTCGAACAGAAGGTTTGTATTACAGCCTTTGGCCGAAGTGAACTCACAGTTGATCCACCCCTTGCTTAATAAGAAGGTGATCAAACTCTTGGCTGAAACTTCCGATAACAGTGAGATAGAAAAACAATCGAAATGGCTCCGAAACCCAAGGCAGGATTATGATCTTTCGGCTTTTAATTATATAGCAATAGAAGGTAATATAGGCGCTGGAAAAACTAGTTTGGCAGAACGAATTGCCGCTGATTTTAATGCAAAGTTGATCTTGGAGCGATTTAAGGACAATGCGTTTTTGGCCAAATTCTATGAAGACAAAGCGCGATATGCCTTTCCTTTAGAGATGGCTTTTTTGGCAGATCGCTATCAGCAACTATTGGAGGATATTAATCAGTTTGATCTTTTTAAGGATTGTGTTGTAACCGATTATGATGCTTATAAATCCTTGATCTTTGCCAAGGTGACACTTCAGGAGGAAGAATTCAACCTGTATAAAAAATTATTTCATCTTATGCATAAAGAATTGGCAAAACCCGATATTTATGTATATTTATATCAGCATACAGATCGATTACTGGCAAATATAAAGGCTCGGGGACGGAATTATGAGCAGCGTATTGAGGCCGGATATCTCAAGCAGATTCATGAAGGATATTTAGCCTTTGTTAAAGGTCAACCCAGAGACAAGGTAAGGATCATCGATATTTCGGAGATGGATTTTGTGCAGAATAGAAGCGACTACCTTAAAATTCTGAAGCAGATCACAGGGGATACAGGCGAACATTAG
- a CDS encoding RNA methyltransferase, which yields MKNRKLKNSELDRIGVEDYKVAKKTPLIIVLDNIRSLNNIGSVFRTADAFLIEKIYLCGITAKPPHKDIQKTALGATDSVAWEYAKETSEVIERLKNEGVLIAAVEQAEQAVFLQNFTIKPDTKYAVIFGNEVKGVQQQVVSKSDVVLEIPQYGTKHSLNISVSAGVVIWDLFSKLKKLQL from the coding sequence ATGAAGAACAGGAAGCTAAAAAATAGCGAACTCGATCGAATTGGAGTCGAGGATTACAAGGTCGCAAAAAAAACACCTCTCATCATAGTACTTGATAATATAAGAAGCTTAAACAACATAGGTTCAGTTTTCAGGACTGCCGATGCGTTTTTGATCGAGAAGATATATCTGTGCGGAATTACAGCTAAACCTCCTCACAAAGATATTCAGAAAACAGCTTTGGGAGCAACCGACAGCGTTGCCTGGGAATATGCTAAAGAGACTTCCGAAGTAATAGAAAGACTTAAAAATGAAGGCGTTTTAATAGCGGCAGTTGAACAGGCAGAGCAGGCCGTGTTCCTTCAGAATTTTACCATTAAACCGGATACAAAATATGCCGTGATCTTTGGAAATGAAGTAAAAGGAGTGCAACAACAGGTGGTTTCAAAAAGTGATGTAGTATTAGAGATCCCCCAATACGGTACGAAGCATTCGTTGAATATCTCTGTAAGTGCCGGGGTTGTGATCTGGGATCTTTTCAGTAAACTGAAAAAACTTCAACTCTAA